One genomic window of Candidatus Hinthialibacter antarcticus includes the following:
- a CDS encoding radical SAM protein, with protein MGLKEKIAHEKHLLAYPETPHGPLGMIYPNVYGVGMACLGFQQIYRLFQESGIAAERIFFDKKGRETRSLNNQIPLFRFPYLATSYTYELDIIHLLQMMIRGGVEPLWQDRSEGSPILIVGGQASTANVRVVSRIADIIVIGEGERVVSTLAQTLIEAQGLPRMDVLTRVAERVPNVFVPAVHEVYDPTVHTAHSMDEIDEVDCHSIMLAPDDEFGGAFLLEVSRGCMYRCKFCIVHYMNGSARYRNYDKLIGVLERYQNDYHKVGLLGAAVADHPQVEEITEWLLTRGKQVSTSSLRAERITERFLDLLKAAGQHNITVAPETGSIESRKRMRKGVKDEKYIRLAEWAGKRRFPSMKLYFVIGTPESEPMQEASDIIEFGKKMNDAFTKSGGGRLTITVSPFVPKPTTPWADGGLWEPKVVKKASRIIRKELAFRNNVRVPPVNVKEARAETVLSWSGAELTDELLRLAHGELSLENAFKDFDFASLDRNAETSALPHASTLKYLAKARG; from the coding sequence ATGGGACTTAAAGAGAAAATTGCCCACGAGAAGCACCTGCTTGCCTACCCCGAGACGCCGCATGGCCCGCTGGGGATGATCTACCCCAATGTGTATGGCGTCGGCATGGCGTGTCTTGGCTTTCAACAAATTTATCGCTTGTTTCAAGAATCAGGCATTGCCGCCGAGCGAATTTTTTTTGATAAAAAAGGGCGCGAAACGCGCAGTTTGAACAATCAAATCCCGCTTTTTCGGTTCCCCTATCTGGCGACATCATATACCTACGAGCTCGACATCATTCATTTGTTGCAGATGATGATTCGCGGCGGCGTCGAACCGCTATGGCAAGACCGCAGCGAAGGTTCCCCTATATTAATCGTCGGAGGCCAAGCCTCGACGGCGAATGTACGTGTGGTCTCGCGCATCGCAGACATCATCGTCATTGGCGAAGGCGAGCGCGTTGTTTCGACGCTCGCTCAAACTCTGATCGAAGCCCAAGGGCTTCCGCGCATGGACGTGCTCACCCGCGTCGCAGAGCGCGTGCCCAATGTGTTTGTCCCTGCGGTGCATGAAGTCTACGATCCCACGGTCCACACCGCCCACTCGATGGATGAGATCGACGAAGTCGATTGCCACTCGATCATGCTGGCTCCCGACGATGAATTCGGCGGGGCGTTTTTGCTTGAAGTTTCGCGCGGCTGCATGTACCGCTGCAAATTTTGCATCGTCCATTACATGAACGGCTCGGCGCGTTACCGCAACTACGATAAGTTAATCGGCGTTCTTGAGCGCTATCAGAACGATTACCACAAAGTCGGCCTATTGGGCGCCGCAGTCGCAGACCATCCGCAAGTGGAAGAGATCACCGAATGGCTGCTCACGCGCGGCAAGCAGGTTTCAACCTCGTCCCTTCGCGCAGAACGCATCACTGAGCGCTTTCTCGATTTGCTCAAAGCAGCCGGACAACACAACATCACCGTCGCGCCGGAGACGGGCAGCATCGAAAGCCGTAAGCGCATGAGAAAAGGCGTGAAGGACGAGAAGTACATCCGGCTGGCGGAATGGGCGGGCAAACGGCGCTTTCCCAGCATGAAATTGTATTTCGTCATTGGAACGCCCGAATCAGAGCCAATGCAGGAAGCCAGCGACATCATCGAGTTCGGCAAAAAAATGAACGACGCCTTCACCAAATCAGGCGGCGGGCGGCTGACGATTACCGTATCCCCGTTTGTACCAAAGCCGACCACCCCTTGGGCGGACGGTGGGCTGTGGGAACCCAAGGTCGTCAAAAAAGCCTCGCGCATCATCCGCAAGGAACTCGCGTTTCGTAACAACGTGCGCGTCCCGCCGGTGAATGTCAAAGAGGCGCGCGCGGAAACCGTCTTGTCATGGTCTGGCGCCGAATTGACCGACGAACTCTTGCGGCTCGCCCACGGCGAACTCTCGCTTGAAAACGCATTTAAAGATTTTGACTTTGCCTCGCTCGACCGTAACGCCGAGACCAGCGCCCTGCCCCACGCCTCCACGCTGAAATATCTGGCGAAAGCAAGAGGGTGA
- a CDS encoding prolyl oligopeptidase family serine peptidase — protein MARKNFPLSYLLFNLLLITGMALTISAANTAEEETIQLTQGVGIDRVGRSGRSAIRTDPVEYQIVTGTWVAPKEGDVLITGATDEPTWQKTEADEDGWFQGPGRRRGYISVNVHSDSDRMMLLNGSGHSMVYVNQVPRMGDVYGYGYSFLPVRLNQGDNEFLFQCSRGRLKASLVTPSNILQLNDRDMTLPDLVVGEDVDVWGGIIVIQPMRKQMRGLFIRASLEQGGSTLTPAPPIQPMSAAKVPFRIISDAPVQPGKQKLQIELLMESDNGLSRRDFKELTLDIREPTQSRKRTFISDIDGSVQYYAVQPANRLPGGWRDPALVLSLHGASVEAINQANAYSSKTWAHIVAPTNRRPYGFDWEEWGRMDALEVLGIAKQTLHTDPARTYLTGHSMGGHGTWQVGVHFPDQFAAIAPSAGWISFFSYVGRGSREPETEIGKLIQRSSNASDTLAMKHNYAQEGVYILHGGADDNVPASQAQTMVEELSGFHRDFVYHEEPGQGHWWNLSDENGADCVDWAPMFDFFARHALPSSEQVRRASFTTVNPGVSAKNHWATIFAQEKMLEPSAIDIQFDPYKRRFVGETKNVSRLSLDVSVLPPNGALMVSLDQQEIADIRWPWSETVNLEKQEGEWSVVDKFSKADKGPHRYGPFKQAFRNRMVFVYGTRGSSGQSQWAFNKARYDAEQFWYRGNASVPVIADNEFDPADYPDRNVVLYGNANSNLAWKKLLADCPVQVNNGSVTIGAREIQGSDLACLFMYPRQDSKLASVAVVSGSGLVGMKLTDRCPYFTSGVGYPDVTVLTPGYLKDGAEGIVAAGFFGMDWGVESGEFVFQDD, from the coding sequence ATGGCGCGAAAAAATTTCCCTTTGAGTTACTTATTGTTTAATCTGCTTTTGATTACCGGTATGGCGTTGACGATATCTGCCGCGAACACCGCAGAAGAAGAAACCATTCAACTGACGCAAGGCGTTGGTATTGACCGGGTGGGACGATCCGGGCGCTCGGCGATTCGGACGGACCCGGTTGAATATCAAATTGTGACTGGAACGTGGGTGGCTCCCAAAGAAGGAGACGTTCTTATCACTGGCGCGACGGATGAACCGACCTGGCAAAAGACTGAAGCCGATGAAGACGGCTGGTTTCAGGGGCCGGGGCGCCGTCGCGGCTATATCTCCGTGAATGTTCATTCAGACAGTGATCGAATGATGCTGTTGAATGGGTCGGGCCATTCGATGGTCTACGTGAATCAGGTACCGCGCATGGGCGATGTGTATGGATACGGCTATTCATTCTTGCCGGTGCGTTTGAATCAAGGCGACAATGAGTTCTTATTTCAATGCAGCCGCGGGCGCTTAAAGGCCTCTCTTGTTACTCCATCGAACATCCTTCAATTGAATGATCGTGATATGACGTTGCCTGATCTCGTCGTCGGGGAAGACGTTGACGTTTGGGGCGGAATCATCGTGATTCAACCCATGCGCAAGCAGATGAGAGGTTTGTTCATTCGCGCCTCGCTCGAACAAGGCGGGAGTACATTGACTCCCGCGCCGCCCATCCAACCGATGAGCGCAGCGAAAGTTCCGTTTCGAATCATTAGCGATGCTCCCGTACAACCAGGAAAACAGAAACTACAGATTGAACTGTTGATGGAGTCGGACAATGGATTATCGCGGCGTGACTTCAAAGAGTTGACCCTAGATATACGCGAACCGACGCAAAGCCGCAAGCGCACTTTCATTAGCGATATTGACGGCAGCGTACAATATTATGCAGTCCAACCAGCGAACCGGTTGCCGGGCGGTTGGCGCGACCCGGCGTTGGTGTTGTCGCTTCACGGCGCCAGCGTCGAAGCCATCAATCAAGCCAATGCTTATTCAAGCAAGACCTGGGCGCATATCGTGGCGCCGACCAACCGCCGTCCGTATGGGTTCGATTGGGAAGAATGGGGCCGCATGGATGCGCTCGAAGTGCTTGGCATTGCGAAACAAACGCTTCATACCGATCCCGCGCGAACTTACTTGACCGGACACTCGATGGGCGGTCATGGAACCTGGCAAGTCGGCGTGCATTTCCCCGACCAATTCGCCGCCATCGCGCCCAGCGCGGGCTGGATCAGTTTCTTCTCCTATGTAGGGCGCGGCAGCCGCGAGCCTGAAACCGAAATCGGAAAACTCATCCAGCGTTCATCAAACGCCAGCGACACGCTGGCGATGAAACATAATTATGCGCAAGAGGGCGTCTATATTCTCCACGGCGGCGCGGACGACAACGTGCCCGCGTCACAAGCGCAAACGATGGTCGAAGAGCTGAGCGGTTTTCATCGCGACTTCGTTTATCACGAAGAACCTGGACAAGGCCACTGGTGGAACCTCTCTGATGAGAATGGCGCGGATTGCGTCGATTGGGCGCCGATGTTTGACTTTTTCGCCCGTCATGCGCTGCCGTCAAGCGAGCAGGTTCGCCGCGCCAGTTTTACGACGGTGAACCCCGGCGTCTCAGCGAAAAACCATTGGGCGACAATCTTCGCTCAAGAAAAGATGCTTGAGCCGAGCGCCATTGATATTCAGTTTGATCCCTACAAACGCCGCTTTGTCGGCGAGACGAAGAACGTCAGCCGCTTGTCGTTGGACGTCAGCGTGTTGCCTCCAAATGGGGCATTGATGGTTTCATTGGACCAGCAGGAAATCGCGGACATTCGTTGGCCTTGGAGCGAAACCGTCAATCTTGAAAAGCAAGAGGGCGAATGGTCTGTCGTTGACAAGTTCTCAAAAGCCGACAAAGGGCCGCACCGCTATGGGCCGTTTAAACAGGCGTTTCGTAACCGGATGGTGTTTGTTTATGGAACGCGCGGTTCGTCGGGGCAAAGCCAATGGGCGTTTAACAAAGCGCGCTATGACGCCGAACAGTTTTGGTATCGCGGCAACGCCTCCGTACCTGTCATCGCCGATAATGAATTTGACCCCGCCGATTATCCTGACCGCAATGTCGTTCTATATGGCAACGCAAATTCAAACTTGGCGTGGAAGAAATTGCTTGCCGATTGCCCTGTACAAGTCAATAACGGCTCAGTGACAATCGGGGCAAGAGAGATTCAAGGCAGCGACTTGGCTTGTTTGTTTATGTATCCCCGCCAGGATAGCAAACTCGCCAGCGTCGCGGTTGTGTCTGGCTCGGGTCTTGTCGGGATGAAGTTGACCGACCGCTGCCCCTATTTCACATCCGGCGTCGGGTATCCTGATGTGACGGTCTTAACGCCTGGTTATCTGAAAGACGGCGCTGAGGGCATCGTCGCCGCAGGTTTCTTCGGCATGGACTGGGGAGTTGAATCCGGCGAGTTTGTGTTTCAGGATGATTAA
- a CDS encoding sigma-70 family RNA polymerase sigma factor translates to MDYHYSTNGSETELRRIIREFQAPLTRFVHFLVKNTDDIDDIVHGTFVKLWKETAVKKKNIDNIKAFLYRVARNHAIDVLRKDRVRKIFSSQESSATNSYTPLDALYSSETESTLANAMNQLSYKEREILALIYVENMKMHEAAKVLNIGEEAVSSRLRRARTSLKSKLPESFQM, encoded by the coding sequence ATGGATTATCATTATTCAACCAACGGCTCTGAAACGGAGTTGAGGCGAATCATACGCGAGTTTCAGGCTCCGTTAACGCGGTTTGTTCACTTTTTAGTTAAAAATACCGACGATATCGATGATATCGTACATGGTACGTTTGTGAAACTCTGGAAGGAAACAGCCGTAAAGAAAAAAAATATTGACAATATTAAAGCGTTTTTATATCGAGTCGCGCGCAATCACGCTATAGACGTGCTGCGAAAAGACCGGGTTAGAAAGATATTTTCATCCCAGGAATCATCCGCCACCAATTCATATACTCCTCTTGACGCTCTATATTCATCTGAAACCGAGTCGACTCTAGCGAACGCAATGAACCAACTATCATACAAAGAGCGCGAGATTCTTGCCTTAATTTATGTTGAAAATATGAAGATGCATGAAGCGGCAAAAGTATTAAATATTGGCGAAGAAGCAGTCAGCAGCAGGCTTCGACGGGCAAGAACCAGTTTGAAATCAAAACTTCCTGAATCGTTTCAGATGTAG
- a CDS encoding prepilin-type N-terminal cleavage/methylation domain-containing protein — MKQSGFTLIELLIVVAIIGILAAIAVPNFLNAQIRAKVARCVSDMKTLETALEMYQMDAGDYPPYGGQTPNVRRWYVLTSPIAYISSIPIDPFFSDASADAVQWGSAYDITLVNAAKDNYNWDCLWGAHYRINAWGPDARNDWGGCRQSRDGRQGTFGCPNGIPNFQYQVSNGLVSDGDIVWLGPKTGRRTSPDCKIRNAI; from the coding sequence ATGAAACAATCCGGCTTTACTTTAATTGAGTTGTTAATCGTCGTAGCGATTATTGGCATCCTCGCGGCAATCGCTGTACCCAATTTTTTGAACGCGCAAATTCGCGCCAAAGTCGCCCGTTGCGTTTCAGACATGAAGACGCTTGAGACTGCATTGGAAATGTATCAAATGGATGCGGGCGACTATCCGCCTTATGGTGGTCAAACGCCGAATGTACGACGCTGGTATGTATTGACCAGCCCCATCGCTTATATCTCTTCGATACCGATAGATCCGTTTTTTTCAGACGCATCCGCAGACGCCGTCCAGTGGGGTTCGGCCTATGACATTACTCTCGTGAACGCCGCCAAAGACAATTACAACTGGGATTGTCTATGGGGCGCCCATTATCGTATTAACGCCTGGGGGCCTGACGCCCGCAACGACTGGGGCGGATGCCGCCAGAGCCGTGATGGAAGACAAGGGACCTTCGGTTGTCCGAACGGAATCCCCAATTTTCAATATCAGGTGTCGAACGGCCTTGTCAGCGACGGCGACATTGTGTGGCTTGGGCCAAAGACGGGTCGAAGAACCAGCCCTGATTGCAAAATCCGAAACGCCATCTAA
- a CDS encoding cytochrome ubiquinol oxidase subunit I, protein MQYPIWDVPILGGGMVIAIIAIVHVVVAHFAVGAGLFTAWAEWRALRTNDQLMLKFLKDFSKYLILGPFIFGALTGVAIWFSISLVSPDATSALIHQFVWGWATEWVFFLVEIVAGYVYYYTWGKLSPGRHNMVGWIYAISAFMSLVIINGILTFMLTPGAWIETRFFWDAFLNPTYWPSLALRTISAMSLVGIFVAIIANLVKDYTREERHHIITAGGKWLIPMALMAPVSVWYFMYVPEAAVQMISGGAIAMTMFFMFGVAASTLVGLYAYFGLVWNKRYVNLETAILLGMIAFIATGAMEFVREGVRKPYIIYDYMYSNGILVDDVERLQQEGTLAWAPWTLVRLGADPENLSIEQRGEALFAAQCSRCHTLDGVNGIKPLILNWPEDSIRHSLEKLHIEQLFMPPFVGPEEDLKAMTQYLLNLHREQEAAMGLRSATSERKS, encoded by the coding sequence ATGCAATATCCGATTTGGGACGTCCCTATCCTCGGCGGCGGCATGGTGATTGCCATAATCGCCATTGTTCACGTCGTCGTCGCTCACTTTGCCGTCGGCGCTGGTCTCTTCACTGCTTGGGCTGAATGGCGGGCCTTGCGCACCAACGACCAGCTCATGTTGAAGTTCCTCAAAGATTTCAGCAAATACTTGATCTTGGGGCCATTCATATTCGGCGCACTGACTGGAGTCGCCATCTGGTTCTCGATTTCGCTCGTCAGTCCCGACGCCACTTCGGCGCTGATCCATCAATTCGTATGGGGATGGGCGACAGAATGGGTCTTCTTTCTTGTCGAGATCGTCGCGGGCTACGTGTATTACTACACTTGGGGAAAACTCAGCCCCGGTCGGCATAACATGGTCGGTTGGATCTACGCGATTTCAGCGTTTATGAGCCTGGTCATTATCAACGGGATATTGACGTTCATGCTGACCCCCGGCGCCTGGATCGAAACCCGTTTCTTCTGGGACGCTTTCTTGAATCCGACCTACTGGCCTTCGCTCGCGCTTCGCACCATCAGCGCCATGTCGCTAGTCGGTATTTTTGTCGCGATCATCGCCAATCTGGTTAAAGACTATACCCGCGAAGAACGCCACCACATCATCACCGCCGGCGGAAAGTGGTTGATTCCCATGGCGCTAATGGCCCCGGTTTCGGTATGGTATTTCATGTATGTCCCCGAAGCAGCGGTGCAGATGATTAGCGGCGGCGCCATCGCCATGACCATGTTTTTCATGTTTGGCGTGGCGGCCTCTACCCTGGTCGGGCTTTACGCCTATTTCGGGCTGGTATGGAACAAACGCTACGTCAATCTTGAGACGGCGATACTCCTGGGCATGATCGCCTTTATCGCGACTGGCGCGATGGAGTTCGTCCGCGAAGGAGTACGCAAGCCGTATATCATTTATGACTATATGTATTCCAACGGCATCCTGGTGGACGACGTTGAGCGCTTACAACAAGAAGGCACGCTCGCCTGGGCGCCGTGGACTCTAGTACGCCTGGGCGCTGACCCGGAAAACCTCAGTATTGAACAACGCGGCGAGGCTCTCTTTGCGGCGCAATGCAGCCGCTGCCACACTCTCGACGGCGTCAATGGCATCAAACCGCTCATTTTGAATTGGCCGGAAGATTCCATCCGCCATTCGCTCGAAAAACTACATATCGAACAATTATTTATGCCACCGTTTGTGGGGCCGGAAGAAGACCTCAAGGCCATGACTCAATATCTGTTAAACCTCCATCGCGAACAAGAAGCCGCGATGGGCCTGCGTTCCGCAACAAGCGAACGCAAATCATAA
- a CDS encoding prepilin-type N-terminal cleavage/methylation domain-containing protein, translating to MEPASKATLESHQVLRGFSLLELLVVTAILMILGSISAFNFQNALVQTKVSAVYTKSQQISTEYFLFQAETSVSPVLPQGVILNGHDIYVKNQTNDLANMLRFRFVERLPLNSLIDPFFSREADCRHFLGIEAQKLNSLFPFEEAQTNCLVIVSKGPDGEIAQISSIFDYDGMIYDPTNGVTSNGDIFRLAPHNINPTFIY from the coding sequence ATGGAGCCTGCCTCAAAAGCAACATTAGAAAGCCATCAAGTATTGCGAGGGTTTTCGTTATTGGAATTATTGGTCGTAACTGCGATTTTAATGATTCTTGGTTCGATATCTGCATTTAATTTTCAAAACGCTCTCGTTCAGACAAAAGTTTCAGCCGTCTATACAAAGTCACAACAAATTTCAACCGAATACTTTCTATTTCAAGCCGAGACCAGTGTGTCACCGGTATTACCGCAAGGCGTCATCCTCAATGGACATGACATTTACGTTAAAAATCAAACCAATGATTTGGCGAATATGTTGCGGTTTCGATTTGTCGAGCGTTTACCTTTAAATAGCCTGATTGACCCTTTTTTCTCACGAGAGGCTGATTGCCGTCACTTTCTTGGCATCGAAGCGCAAAAATTGAATTCATTGTTTCCATTTGAAGAAGCCCAAACAAATTGTTTAGTTATTGTCAGCAAGGGGCCGGATGGAGAGATTGCGCAAATTTCATCAATATTTGACTATGATGGAATGATTTATGACCCGACGAATGGGGTCACCAGTAACGGTGATATTTTTCGATTGGCGCCCCACAATATCAATCCTACCTTCATTTATTAA
- the istB gene encoding IS21-like element helper ATPase IstB: MAEQCRADRSDYPIYLPRLAERETIEREQRAAERRIKAARFPVIKTLDAFDFNAQPSINESLVRELIPGDYIDNRENVLLVGNPGTGKTHIACALGFSACQQGRKVCFFTVTSLATQLLERREEKSLEKFHKQLERFDLLILDELGYVPFSKTGAELLFDVASRAYERTSLMVTTNLPFEEWPEVMGSERLTGALLDRLTHRVHILEANGESFRLQESKKRFK, translated from the coding sequence TTGGCGGAACAATGCCGGGCGGACCGTTCGGATTATCCCATATATCTGCCTCGCCTGGCCGAACGGGAGACCATCGAACGAGAGCAACGAGCGGCGGAGCGCCGGATCAAAGCCGCTCGATTTCCGGTGATCAAAACCTTGGACGCGTTTGATTTCAACGCTCAGCCTTCGATCAATGAATCCCTGGTTCGAGAATTGATCCCGGGAGACTATATCGATAACCGGGAAAATGTTCTTCTGGTGGGCAACCCGGGAACCGGCAAGACTCATATCGCGTGCGCGTTGGGTTTTTCCGCTTGTCAGCAGGGCCGCAAGGTCTGTTTCTTCACCGTGACGAGTTTGGCGACTCAACTCCTGGAGCGCCGGGAAGAAAAATCGCTGGAGAAATTCCACAAACAATTGGAGCGTTTCGATCTCTTGATTCTGGATGAATTGGGATACGTCCCATTCTCGAAAACCGGAGCCGAACTCTTGTTTGATGTGGCGAGCCGGGCCTATGAACGAACCAGTCTGATGGTGACCACCAACCTTCCTTTCGAAGAATGGCCCGAAGTCATGGGAAGCGAACGTCTCACGGGCGCTCTTCTCGACCGCCTGACCCACCGCGTTCATATTCTGGAGGCGAATGGGGAGAGTTTTCGGTTGCAGGAATCCAAAAAACGATTCAAGTAG
- a CDS encoding glycosyltransferase → MNDATHPPTDGWHSYSQLSLPYLAAHQQLLELTAPELLAPITKERPKLATLKVQYQNGAAQQASFDQGDAIALQPGEELMRKFQTKIDEIKTQSPPLIVVAGLGTFAEYQYLQQAAQALPQTIILLIDRDPLALTVNLALFDFRSILLSGAWVWAVGEPLAETLLNQVKAHSLFMTFTNNMDIVFGSNAQDAATAEAYVQAFQTCIGQLAEHCQTLNQASQEFQSNIQTLPKRAAKVWSSGAISEYTSTPILRAIHRGLSSVGVESAFTPLPRGRTRKFVEYEGLVRAQPDIVLSLNDPSHSVVPQGEFHRAVWVTDDPTMRKNLDAFPTYDENEVVFHADHAYLPALIKQGAIRTAHLPVFALLEHEGKHNDEYAFPITFVGMIWNLNPFLEKVSPSDRDLLQEAHQYALVSGTGTLGLREWWAQRDLPASLLQSAQRYFQVSGRVFREDAAALTYLTYMLDMDWRRRRMAEALLPLGLHVFGNRDWLSVLGEKYANRYHGFVPYDRLGDVYRSAQIVIGVHSLQLPGSINIRDCDVLRAGGCFLTDSVSGMNEQAILPGRDCEAANTPEEFVAAAHKLLNHEDRRQQLRQQGMKTIESGFLPQHRAQLILDALKVSS, encoded by the coding sequence ATGAACGACGCAACGCATCCCCCAACTGATGGCTGGCATTCTTATTCTCAACTTTCGCTTCCCTATCTGGCGGCGCATCAACAACTCCTCGAACTCACCGCCCCTGAACTATTGGCTCCCATAACAAAAGAACGCCCCAAACTCGCTACGCTCAAAGTGCAATATCAAAACGGCGCGGCTCAACAAGCGAGTTTTGATCAAGGCGACGCCATCGCACTACAACCCGGCGAAGAATTGATGCGAAAGTTTCAAACCAAAATTGATGAGATAAAAACCCAGTCGCCGCCCCTCATCGTTGTCGCCGGGCTGGGGACGTTCGCTGAATACCAATACCTGCAGCAGGCCGCCCAAGCGCTGCCGCAAACCATCATTCTATTGATTGACCGCGATCCGCTTGCGCTCACGGTCAACTTGGCGTTATTTGATTTCCGTTCCATTTTGCTCAGCGGCGCCTGGGTGTGGGCGGTGGGCGAGCCTCTGGCAGAAACCCTATTGAACCAAGTGAAAGCCCATTCACTTTTCATGACATTTACCAACAACATGGACATCGTCTTTGGCTCAAACGCGCAAGACGCAGCGACAGCCGAAGCCTACGTCCAAGCCTTTCAAACCTGTATCGGACAACTTGCCGAGCATTGCCAAACCTTGAATCAAGCGTCGCAAGAATTTCAGTCGAACATACAAACGCTTCCGAAACGCGCCGCAAAAGTTTGGTCGTCGGGCGCTATTTCTGAATATACGTCAACCCCCATATTGCGGGCGATCCATCGTGGACTGAGTTCCGTCGGCGTCGAGAGCGCTTTTACTCCGTTGCCGCGAGGGCGTACGCGAAAATTCGTCGAATATGAAGGGCTAGTTCGCGCACAACCGGACATCGTTCTGAGTTTAAACGACCCGTCTCACAGCGTGGTTCCTCAAGGAGAATTCCACCGGGCGGTCTGGGTGACCGACGACCCCACCATGCGCAAAAATCTCGATGCCTTTCCAACCTATGACGAAAACGAAGTCGTGTTTCACGCCGATCACGCATACCTGCCTGCTCTGATAAAGCAGGGCGCGATACGCACCGCCCACCTGCCAGTGTTTGCGTTATTGGAGCATGAAGGCAAACACAACGACGAGTATGCGTTTCCCATCACCTTCGTTGGCATGATCTGGAACCTCAATCCATTTTTAGAAAAAGTATCACCCAGCGACCGCGATTTGTTGCAAGAAGCCCATCAATATGCGCTCGTTTCAGGGACAGGCACCCTGGGCTTACGCGAATGGTGGGCGCAACGCGACCTCCCTGCGTCACTGCTGCAATCCGCGCAACGGTATTTCCAAGTCAGTGGACGCGTGTTTCGCGAAGACGCCGCCGCCCTGACCTATCTAACCTATATGCTGGATATGGATTGGCGCCGCCGCCGCATGGCCGAAGCGCTCTTGCCTTTAGGATTACACGTCTTCGGCAACCGCGACTGGTTATCGGTTCTCGGCGAGAAATATGCGAACCGCTATCATGGATTCGTCCCCTATGACCGCTTGGGCGACGTATACCGATCCGCGCAAATCGTGATCGGCGTCCACAGTTTGCAACTTCCCGGCAGCATCAATATCCGCGACTGTGACGTGCTGCGTGCAGGCGGGTGTTTTCTGACCGATTCAGTAAGCGGGATGAATGAACAAGCCATCCTGCCGGGCCGCGACTGCGAAGCAGCCAACACGCCGGAAGAATTTGTCGCGGCGGCGCACAAATTATTAAACCATGAAGACCGCCGCCAACAGTTACGTCAACAAGGAATGAAAACCATCGAATCGGGATTTCTCCCTCAGCACCGCGCCCAATTGATACTTGATGCGCTCAAGGTCTCATCATAA
- a CDS encoding response regulator, whose translation MSELGAKRIFICDDQPIVIEGVKKTISSLTHLSLCGSALTVEDAEENIQRLKPDLLILDLFVNGADGAQLLEKTWNSDFSFSPIFYGSSGIWVLYHKLNCVLLTLFREFLIFRCIRHGYNSACFSAGFQALMHRRSQSSTHT comes from the coding sequence ATGTCAGAATTAGGCGCCAAACGGATATTCATCTGTGACGACCAGCCGATTGTCATCGAAGGCGTGAAAAAAACGATTTCTTCGTTAACTCATCTTTCGCTGTGCGGCAGCGCATTAACCGTGGAAGACGCCGAAGAAAACATTCAACGCCTGAAACCCGATCTATTGATATTAGATTTGTTCGTGAATGGCGCCGATGGCGCACAACTTTTAGAAAAAACGTGGAATAGCGACTTCTCTTTCTCTCCTATTTTTTATGGTTCTTCCGGTATTTGGGTACTTTATCACAAATTGAATTGCGTTTTGTTGACGCTTTTTCGTGAATTCTTGATCTTTCGCTGTATCAGGCATGGGTACAACTCTGCTTGCTTCAGTGCGGGCTTTCAAGCCCTTATGCACAGGCGCTCCCAGAGTTCCACCCATACCTGA